One window of Candidatus Tokpelaia hoelldoblerii genomic DNA carries:
- the argT gene encoding Lysine-arginine-ornithine-binding periplasmic protein ArgT (bhsal04380), with translation MKKLVLAAAAAFLMSATAQAETLRVATSGDFPPWTYIGANGDIVGFERDIVDTICKKIEAECTWSNQSFDSLLPSLQIGKFDLIISGISITDERKLQVDFSTPYADPPMSMAAAAGSPLAKVTTREELEKALEGKTIGVQSGTTHAAVAEKHFKNADIRIYERNEHIADDIAAGRLDAGLMEVSVWKGLLDARNDKVIATFGPMLSSADYAEFGQGAGIAMKKGRDALRRRVDAAITEMLDDNTITNLSNKYFGYDVSYRKH, from the coding sequence ATGAAAAAACTTGTTTTGGCTGCCGCCGCAGCTTTTTTGATGAGTGCCACCGCACAGGCCGAGACTTTGCGTGTTGCGACAAGCGGTGATTTCCCGCCATGGACTTATATTGGCGCCAACGGCGATATCGTCGGTTTTGAACGCGATATTGTTGATACAATCTGCAAAAAGATAGAAGCGGAATGCACATGGAGCAACCAGTCTTTTGACAGCCTGCTGCCCAGTTTGCAGATTGGTAAATTCGACCTGATCATTTCCGGCATATCCATCACGGATGAGCGGAAGCTGCAGGTTGACTTTTCCACCCCTTACGCCGACCCGCCGATGAGTATGGCCGCGGCGGCCGGCAGCCCGCTTGCCAAGGTCACCACGCGGGAAGAGCTGGAAAAAGCGCTGGAAGGTAAAACAATCGGCGTACAGTCGGGCACAACCCACGCAGCCGTTGCTGAAAAGCATTTTAAAAATGCCGACATCCGCATTTATGAGCGTAACGAACACATTGCCGATGATATTGCCGCTGGCCGTCTTGATGCGGGCCTGATGGAAGTGTCAGTCTGGAAAGGCCTGCTTGATGCCCGCAATGACAAGGTGATTGCCACATTCGGCCCGATGCTGAGCAGTGCCGATTATGCCGAATTCGGGCAGGGAGCCGGTATCGCCATGAAAAAAGGCCGTGATGCGCTGCGCCGGCGGGTTGATGCCGCCATTACGGAAATGCTGGATGACAACACGATCACCAATCTGTCAAACAAGTATTTCGGCTATGATGTTTCCTACAGGAAGCATTAA
- a CDS encoding ABC transporter ATP-binding protein (bhsal04350), giving the protein MMITVNNLVKFYGSMQILHGIDLHVRPGERIVICGPSGSGKSTLLRCLNGLEQRQGGAVEIAGCHLAADSSNILALGGKIGMVFQHFNLFPHMTVLHNLTLAMRRVRKIPQQQAEEQAIAMLGRMHLADKAHHYPRQLSGGQQQRVAIARALCMKPEVMLFDEPTSALDPEMVGEVLEVMSELSQQGLTMVIVTHEMAFARKIADRIIFMDQGRILEEAAPEPFFTHPQTSRARDFLARIHH; this is encoded by the coding sequence ATGATGATTACAGTGAACAATCTGGTTAAATTTTACGGTTCCATGCAGATTCTCCATGGCATTGATCTCCATGTGCGCCCGGGCGAGCGCATTGTCATCTGCGGGCCTTCCGGTTCAGGCAAATCAACCCTGCTGCGCTGTCTTAATGGCCTTGAACAGCGCCAGGGCGGCGCGGTGGAAATCGCCGGCTGTCATCTTGCCGCTGACAGTTCCAATATTTTAGCCCTTGGCGGCAAGATCGGCATGGTGTTTCAGCATTTCAACCTGTTCCCGCATATGACGGTTCTGCATAATCTGACCCTTGCCATGCGCAGGGTGCGCAAAATCCCGCAACAACAGGCAGAAGAGCAGGCCATTGCCATGCTCGGGCGCATGCACCTTGCCGACAAGGCGCACCACTATCCGCGCCAGCTTTCGGGCGGGCAGCAACAGCGTGTCGCTATTGCCCGCGCTTTGTGTATGAAACCTGAAGTGATGCTGTTTGATGAACCCACTTCAGCGCTTGATCCTGAAATGGTGGGGGAAGTGCTTGAAGTGATGAGTGAACTTTCGCAACAGGGACTCACCATGGTGATTGTCACCCATGAAATGGCCTTCGCCCGCAAAATAGCCGACCGGATTATCTTTATGGATCAGGGCCGGATTTTGGAAGAAGCTGCACCCGAACCCTTTTTCACGCATCCGCAAACATCACGCGCCCGGGATTTCCTTGCCAGAATACACCATTAG
- the occQ gene encoding Octopine transport system permease protein OccQ (bhsal04370), producing the protein MSAIWPYIPFLLSGLVLTLKVAVGGFLCGIAMALLAIYLWEFAPRFIRFFLTAYVSVIRGLPELLIIFLVYYGGTVILTNIFATYVEVNALAAGIFALAVVSGAYCIEILRSALQNIPAGQNEAAKSLGLGKGTTFFRILMPQMFSHALPGLGNQWLITLKDSALVSLVGTEELMRKTVIVTSIPPRDKPMTFYLIAAALYIAVTGLSMLLLKAASIHLERRK; encoded by the coding sequence ATGTCTGCTATCTGGCCTTATATACCGTTTTTACTGAGCGGCCTTGTTCTGACCCTGAAAGTTGCTGTCGGCGGCTTTCTGTGTGGTATCGCCATGGCCCTGCTGGCGATCTATCTATGGGAGTTTGCCCCGCGTTTTATCCGCTTCTTTCTTACGGCTTATGTTTCTGTCATCCGCGGCCTGCCGGAACTTCTGATTATTTTTCTGGTCTATTATGGCGGCACAGTCATATTAACCAATATTTTCGCCACTTATGTTGAAGTCAACGCCCTTGCCGCCGGTATTTTTGCCCTGGCAGTGGTTTCCGGCGCCTATTGTATTGAAATCCTGCGCAGTGCCCTGCAAAATATCCCTGCCGGCCAGAACGAGGCGGCAAAAAGCCTTGGCCTGGGTAAAGGCACAACCTTTTTCCGCATTCTTATGCCGCAAATGTTTTCTCATGCCCTGCCCGGCCTTGGCAACCAATGGCTGATTACGCTGAAAGACAGCGCCCTTGTTTCTCTTGTCGGCACGGAAGAATTAATGCGCAAAACCGTTATTGTCACCAGCATCCCGCCACGGGACAAGCCCATGACATTTTACCTTATAGCTGCTGCGCTTTACATCGCCGTTACCGGTCTTTCCATGCTGCTGTTGAAAGCTGCCAGCATCCACCTCGAGCGCAGAAAGTGA
- the occM gene encoding Octopine transport system permease protein OccM (bhsal04360), whose translation MLSYEVLLKSFPFVLSGLKLTVILTVCSFVIGQVLALPLGLALYSRRWWLRVPAAFYTFIIRGSPLLVQIYIIYYGFSQFPAVRDSIFWPVLKEPFYCALLAIGLNSAAYMAEIIAGALRKIPPGQQEACLSLGLPNRYKFRDVLLPQMYRAIFPMIGSEMILVLKASALASAITLMEMIGMAKLFFSRAYTPFEPFIAAGILYLLIGLVISIAFRVLEKRLFIPASAGSWNPLKR comes from the coding sequence ATGTTGTCTTATGAAGTCCTGTTAAAATCTTTCCCCTTTGTGCTTTCAGGCCTGAAACTGACGGTTATTCTCACCGTATGCAGTTTTGTTATCGGGCAGGTCCTGGCCTTGCCGCTGGGGCTTGCGCTTTATTCACGCCGCTGGTGGCTGCGGGTTCCGGCGGCATTTTACACCTTTATTATCCGCGGCAGCCCGCTGCTGGTGCAGATCTATATCATTTATTATGGCTTTTCACAGTTTCCGGCCGTCCGCGACAGTATATTCTGGCCGGTTCTGAAAGAGCCGTTCTATTGCGCGCTGCTTGCCATCGGTTTGAATTCCGCCGCTTATATGGCAGAAATCATCGCCGGTGCCCTGCGTAAAATTCCACCGGGGCAGCAGGAAGCCTGTCTCTCGCTCGGCCTGCCAAACCGTTATAAATTCCGCGATGTTCTGTTGCCGCAAATGTACAGGGCCATTTTTCCGATGATCGGCAGTGAAATGATTCTGGTTTTAAAGGCCAGCGCCCTGGCAAGCGCCATCACCCTGATGGAAATGATCGGCATGGCGAAGCTCTTTTTCTCCCGCGCCTATACACCGTTTGAACCGTTTATCGCAGCCGGCATCCTTTATTTGCTTATCGGGCTGGTTATCAGCATTGCGTTTCGGGTTCTGGAAAAGCGGCTGTTTATTCCGGCCAGTGCAGGCTCATGGAATCCTTTAAAACGGTAG